One segment of Salvia splendens isolate huo1 chromosome 20, SspV2, whole genome shotgun sequence DNA contains the following:
- the LOC121780623 gene encoding uncharacterized protein LOC121780623 isoform X1: protein MARIVRVPPSVNLMVEDILFLLRIQQIIILYLYLKRTRRFTRRVRNHQVRYSLIERIPPQVRHMNRLTAVSDVDCFSNLRMDRNAFGRLCILLRDRGGLRNGRFVLLEEQVAIFLGILAHHKKNRPSGFEFRRSGETISHYVHLVLKAVLKLHTILLPRPDPVTNNCVDPRWQHFKGCIGALDGTYINVLVRTLDKPRYRTRKGQIATNTLAACDRNMKFLYFLPGWEGSAGDSRVLRDAVTREGGLRVNKGTYYLCDNGYANSEGFLTPYKNVRYHLKEWGVGTQRPQNARELFNLRHTRARNIIERAFAVLKMRWGILRSATFYPIKIQIRLIMACFLLHNFVRGEMHNDPIEQHVDGDTQPLVDEEIHGDLEFVDQVEPTSEWNQMRDDLANSMWSNVCFYVTFPNLIWLILPRIVRLHLLYKQYLIVRLL, encoded by the exons ATGGCCCGTATTGTTCGTGTACCCCCTTCCGTTAACCTGATGGTGGAAGATATACTTTTTTTGTTGCGTATTCAACAAATCATCATTCTGTACTTATACTTGAAAAGAACAAGGCGTTTTACACGTCGTGTAAGAAATCACCAAGTTAGGTATTCACTAATTGAGCGAATCCCTCCACAAGTGAGGCATATGAACAGGCTCACTGCAGTTAGTGATGTCGACTGTTTTTCGAACCTCCGTATGGATAGGAATGCATTTGGACGATTGTGTATTCTTTTAAGAGACCGTGGTGGACTACGgaatggtcgatttgtgttacTAGAGGAGCAAGTAGCAATTTTCCTAGGCATTTTAGCCCATCATAAGAAAAATAGACCTTCTGGATTTGAATTTCGTCGTTCGGGTGAAACCATTTCTCACTATGTGCATCTTGTACTTAAAGCGGTACTCAAGTTGCATACAATTTTATTGCCTCGGCCTGATCCGGTGACAAACAATTGTGTTGATCCACGATGGCAACACTTCAAG GGTTGTATTGGCGCTTTGGACGGCACTTACATAAATGTGCTCGTAAGGACCTTAGACAAGCCACGATATCGCACGCGAAAGGGCCAAATCGCGACCAATACTCTTGCTGCGTGTGACCGCAATATGAAGTTCTTATACTTTTTACCCGGGTGGGAGGGATCGGCGGGTGACTCTCGAGTGCTTAGGGATGCTGTCACTAGAGAAGGTGGATTGAGAGTAAACAAAG GAACTTATTATCTATGTGATAATGGATACGCAAACAGTGAAGGATTCCTTACTCCGTATAAAAACGTGCGCTATCATTTGAAGGAATGGGGAGTCGGGACCCAGCGTCCGCAAAATGCACGAGAATTGTTTAATCTAAGGCATACTAGAGCTCGTAACATAATTGAGAGGGCCTTTGCAGTGCTAAAGATGAGATGGGGTATCTTACGGAGTGCTACTTTCTATCCGATTAAGATCCAGATCCGGTTAATCATGGCATGCTTCCTGCTACACAATTTCGTACGGGGTGAGATGCACAATGATCCAATTGAGCAACACGTTGACGGAGATACACAACCTCTGGTCGATGAGGAGATTCATGGTGACCTAGAATTCGTAGATCAAGTAGAGCCAACTTCAGAATGGAACCAAATGCGGGATGACTTGGCTAACTCCATGTGGAGTAATGTGTGTTTTTATGTGACTTTTCCAAATTTAATTTGGTTAATTTTGCCTAGAATTGTCAGATTACATCTGTTATATAAGCAGTATCTTATTGTGAggttattataa
- the LOC121780623 gene encoding uncharacterized protein LOC121780623 isoform X2 produces MARIVRVPPSVNLMVEDILFLLRIQQIIILYLYLKRTRRFTRRVRNHQVRYSLIERIPPQVRHMNRLTAVSDVDCFSNLRMDRNAFGRLCILLRDRGGLRNGRFVLLEEQVAIFLGILAHHKKNRPSGFEFRRSGETISHYVHLVLKAVLKLHTILLPRPDPVTNNCVDPRWQHFKGCIGALDGTYINVLVRTLDKPRYRTRKGQIATNTLAACDRNMKFLYFLPGWEGSAGDSRVLRDAVTREGGLRVNKGTYYLCDNGYANSEGFLTPYKNVRYHLKEWGVGTQRPQNARELFNLRHTRARNIIERAFAVLKMRWGILRSATFYPIKIQIRLIMACFLLHNFVRGEMHNDPIEQHVDGDTQPLVDEEIHGDLEFVDQVEPTSEWNQMRDDLANSMWSNRANVDGN; encoded by the exons ATGGCCCGTATTGTTCGTGTACCCCCTTCCGTTAACCTGATGGTGGAAGATATACTTTTTTTGTTGCGTATTCAACAAATCATCATTCTGTACTTATACTTGAAAAGAACAAGGCGTTTTACACGTCGTGTAAGAAATCACCAAGTTAGGTATTCACTAATTGAGCGAATCCCTCCACAAGTGAGGCATATGAACAGGCTCACTGCAGTTAGTGATGTCGACTGTTTTTCGAACCTCCGTATGGATAGGAATGCATTTGGACGATTGTGTATTCTTTTAAGAGACCGTGGTGGACTACGgaatggtcgatttgtgttacTAGAGGAGCAAGTAGCAATTTTCCTAGGCATTTTAGCCCATCATAAGAAAAATAGACCTTCTGGATTTGAATTTCGTCGTTCGGGTGAAACCATTTCTCACTATGTGCATCTTGTACTTAAAGCGGTACTCAAGTTGCATACAATTTTATTGCCTCGGCCTGATCCGGTGACAAACAATTGTGTTGATCCACGATGGCAACACTTCAAG GGTTGTATTGGCGCTTTGGACGGCACTTACATAAATGTGCTCGTAAGGACCTTAGACAAGCCACGATATCGCACGCGAAAGGGCCAAATCGCGACCAATACTCTTGCTGCGTGTGACCGCAATATGAAGTTCTTATACTTTTTACCCGGGTGGGAGGGATCGGCGGGTGACTCTCGAGTGCTTAGGGATGCTGTCACTAGAGAAGGTGGATTGAGAGTAAACAAAG GAACTTATTATCTATGTGATAATGGATACGCAAACAGTGAAGGATTCCTTACTCCGTATAAAAACGTGCGCTATCATTTGAAGGAATGGGGAGTCGGGACCCAGCGTCCGCAAAATGCACGAGAATTGTTTAATCTAAGGCATACTAGAGCTCGTAACATAATTGAGAGGGCCTTTGCAGTGCTAAAGATGAGATGGGGTATCTTACGGAGTGCTACTTTCTATCCGATTAAGATCCAGATCCGGTTAATCATGGCATGCTTCCTGCTACACAATTTCGTACGGGGTGAGATGCACAATGATCCAATTGAGCAACACGTTGACGGAGATACACAACCTCTGGTCGATGAGGAGATTCATGGTGACCTAGAATTCGTAGATCAAGTAGAGCCAACTTCAGAATGGAACCAAATGCGGGATGACTTGGCTAACTCCATGTGGAGTAAT CGAGCCAATGTCGACGGTAACTGA